Within the Rosa rugosa chromosome 2, drRosRugo1.1, whole genome shotgun sequence genome, the region tcgagttcattattacaattcactctcacaatatattataaagctcaaatgagcataacacacctcacaacttacaattgttgtaaaactctaacaattgctctaaccgcacgatcaccgtcctggttctcctgtcctgtaggattacccgctacacaatttgaatagtgtaccgggagttgcaacaacacaaaacccggtaagctttttacagccagtatgagtaaacaagaaagaactgttgatttattagatttcaagactaccacaaacccacgttactttctcactctcatatatatatatagacacttatgagttactctcaatttagctcataagatcactcactctcatatatatatgtagacacttatgagttactctcaatttagctcataagatccctcactctcatatatatatatagacacttatgagttactctcaaattcgctcataagatttcccaacatttggtagacagactcatatatatatatagacccttatgagttactctcaatttccctcataaggttaccatatatatattgacacttatgagttactctcaatttcactcataaggtcactccacatttggcagacagactagagctctaactgaacgtaaccactcgtccggccacagacgtgattacgatttaatactattaataaccaccagcccggtacgagagcgtgattcactaatagatgccatggtcacctcgtgacctagtgatctccacagatcacaacaatttattgttcctcaacaataaaactcaacacctctcacaatatattgtttctcaacaataaactcaatacctctcacaatatattgtttctcaacaataaactcaacacaactccaacaatacatattatttcacgtaataatatatatacagacattcacacaggaatgtctaatacaccaacaatagttcatatgattgcaaaataaagcaattaaatatattgggttcgtaatatgaaccacgtgaggtttactcacctcgataatcccgctgcgtcttcaattcagctcaaaatacgatccacaatcgtccaccaactcaaaccgtcaatcacctagtccaataatgatcttgacttagccaacaactcaaatatgtaattaaacgacgatccaacgctcagattcaaattaaacgatgatccaacggtcggatctgaatttaatgatgatccaacggtcggatcctcacggatcgcctttaggatcatcctccaaaattatcacgaagatccaacggtcagatcttcctgaatcgcctttactaacatctccacaaaattatatgaaaatccgacggtcagattctcacgaatcgccttccgaatcactatttctcaattatacgaagatccaacggtcggatcttcgcccgtgacctcacaaggtcaccgggacagtcatacgatcaacatatccaaaattgaagcaaaaccgatggtcagatcttcactgatcgtaaaccgaagataaacgtaaaaacgttaaatagtaacgtcaaaacgtaaatccactatttatcaactttttctaacatgaccatgttatatatcaaaacgctcgtatggatgcatagatcatcgcctagataatgaaaactcgaaatatggtctgatgcgccgccacaagcggtggtcagtgggcggtcaacgcggcggtcaacgccggtcaaccacctcagatggcaaagtgaccaactacaaactggttcaaaatgaaagggtggtcgactttcatacctggagctaagcctggttcggcctagatcgtcctagatcaagcgttgaagttggattaatctcgtgcgtctgatcagattccagattgaatcagggacgtcgaaatcttcaactcgtgatctttcactccacactccaaatcgtcaagcaaggcctatatggggatgatcagggggaggaggagatcacgaaaatgggaacgatcggcccatgcaacgccggaaaaatggaattccggtcgggtcggattcctcttggctggcttcttcgatctccatctgggggcagcggcggggcaaggcgacaccggagggaggccgggcttggagcggcgatcaccatggtgtccgggtcgtggccggaggacgccggaggaggaaggaaaatccgggtcgggtcggctaagacccgttgggtctgacggtcgaaagaagagagagaacggagagagctgggggactgttcagcaaaaatgaaaatgtttcgtccttaaatgaaaaatcagatatttttcctatttatagaaaattcccaattttcaaatattcataacttaatcatacgaactccgaatattgcgttctacatgtccacgaactcgtatcgacgagctctacaactttcatgaaggaagttttcccaaattttgaacgtataaaaagtcaactttgttgaccccctaaaaacgttcgttttcgaaaataaaaccgttcgaactaattccacaacttctccaagcttcgtactcgctcctactatcgtgaaatcatttctaaaaatccacggaatttaatttggattttccagggtattacaAATTTATTTCCCCTAATTCTTATGAAGTGTGAATAAAACAGTGAACTTCAATCTCCAAAATAAAACTGCACACTTATAGCTTAATCCATGACTTCGTGTAGATTTTCCATTTACATACCTGGTTCACACTTAATTTCACTATTTCCTTCTATTTTTGTTTGCAGGTAATGGGGTGAGTGTGTGACAGAGTAAAAGCATGATCCTATTTTTTGAGCTTGACTGTATGGTCCTGAGCTTTGTTTTTGTGTATATTTATGTAATTTAGGCTGTTGGTtgctattaattttttttgtttttgtttttttactcCTTCATATGTATATCTGATTAGTTTGATGTGTGGTATATAGTGTTTTATCACTTTGGTCAAATATCACCTCCTTTTGGGTTATGTTGATGACCATTGTGATTCCTTTTTACATCTAAAACGTTCACAAATAGGAAATCCTTGGCAGCATTTGAACATTTATAactagatttttatttttgttattttatctGTTTACAAATCGGTCATCGTTTGCTTAACCTGGAATTTATAATTGTTTGTTCCCAAATTTATATTGTAATCTATTACATTTTATCAATAAACCTTGCATACAATATGGTTAACAATAAGAAATcacgcagcaaagcgcgggcattATATctagtttttgttgaaacattAGATAGCTAGTGCCATAAAGAACACACAACTAACCTATTTGAAACAACATTAGCTAGCTAGTAGAGAGTCCAATAGCTAATTAGATAGGAAGAAACATAAACAACGCTAGTACGTGATCAACAACATTAACTGAACTGAACACCAAGTCAGTTAAACAGATCAACAGTTAAAAAAGGTCCTCCCAACTAATGGTCTTGAAGGCCTCGGATTGCCTTGACTGTCATACTTGGGCTTTCTTCCACGACGACTCCCACCAGGAGATGGAGTTGCTGATGATGATGGCGTAGCAGGAGATGATGACATTGGGGAAGTAGAACGGACTGGAActatctcctcctcctcctctgtcgcatcgccgccgccgccgccgtcttcttcttcaaaaccaAGCTCGTCTTCGAAGCCATCTCCACTACCCCCTCCAGCTGGCTGTTCTGTTACTTCTGTATCGACCACAGTCGTAGGCAGAAGGGCTCCGGTGGTTCTCATTCCGGCCCAAAACCCAAAGCAAGGTTCGACCTTCGGGACATGACGGAGGAAGAGGAGGGTCTTTCCTTTGCTGAGTACTTTAAGAAAAGAGGTCTGCATCATAAGTTGAAGAAACTCATAGCTAAGTtgggaaggaagaagaagaaagagaagagagctacGAGTTTCTTCGGGACATGACGACTCgtagctctcttctctttcttcttcttccttcccagcttagctatatatatatatatgactttTCATAATAAATGGAATTGAATTTAAGTGATCCGTAAACAGATCTAGTACACATAGTAAAACTTCCACCAAATATTATAATTTGTCTCAAATTTTTACTCTACTGTCTATGATAGGAAAATGAAAGCCACGGAGAAAAGAATAAATCAATTATTTTTGGGGTTTGTTATTGGAAAGATGAATTTCACtaattgaaatattaaaaatcTTACGTTCCTGACCTTGTTAaaatctaaaaataaaataaaaaagagtaaCCGCACcaataatacaaattaatgACTACATCTCTTCTAATATGACTGAAGTGAGCCAAATAGGCTCAATGCAGCCACACCATGGGCGCCGTCTTATTACGAGTGCTAGGAAGTTGTTAAGTTTCTTAGGACCAAGCTAGGTACCTAGCTATTAATTACTCCCATATCTTTGTTTTTATTAAGAAGATCAGAAGATCAGTTTTTCAGAAGTTCAGTAAAAGACATTAAATACTTATTTGTAATTGCATCAACttttcttgcttctagggtttagaaTTTGTTCAACATCACAATTTATTTGGATTCCATAGTTTCCATGTGTTTTTAATTGTTCACTACTGTTAATGTTCTGGGGATCCTAGGGATCGATGGATGCTGATTAATTAGTTTCCAACGCTCCCTCTGTTTTGTATCTTTTGCGCTAGCTAGCATATATGTTCAAAATAAACCAAAAACATAAGTACTCGCACTTAAGAAGATTTTAGTTATTGCAAGAAAAGCCCTAGAGTTTCGTTTTAACCTCAAAAAAACCATTGTTAATTTCCAGTCTCTTTCCAAGGAGAAATAATCTCATTGTTACTCGCATGGGAACACAATTAGTCCTTGTTTTCAAGTCCCTTATCTTTAAGAGAATTAGAATGCCGTCCCTTCATTCTTCAAGTTCACTCATTAATAATTCCTCCTACTTCAACTGCTTGCCATTGAAAGATCAAAGTACATGTTTACCtacgtacacacacacacacacaccaataTTCTTAATTCCCGTTGTATGTATCAAGGTCAAAGCTAGAAACGAATATGTTGAAACGAGGAAGGTTAAATAGAGAAAGGGACATGAGATCCTGTATCTCCTCATTTGTCATTGAAACTGATCGATCCGGTCGAAGTAGATCTTAAGCTAATAACAGATTGTTGAGCAGCAGTAGCTTCACCTTAGTTGATGAAACCGAGCATTGTTTGGCCTAGTGATAGTCCCATAAGTGCGCTACTCATCTTGAGAATGATCAAGTGATACAATAACCCGTTTTAAGTAGCAAAACCAATTCTTATGGATCCGGAGTTGTGCATAATGCGGACGTCGATAATCAAATTAGATCTACATATATACATGACTTTTCATAACAAAtagaattaaatttttttttttgagggaaactGTCaaccactttattaataataatcataagagaaattacaacttatagatgtagaaactacatcaaaatataaaataacaagaacaatactagatgcaacaatGCATCGGAGATAAAACCTAACAAGGGCATGAAGgaatgcaattaagcatttgatgaagcaccgaACATAAtccgggctttgtaaaacggtaccaatagtatggccgaccatacttccacgcaaagatatacgtcgaatagagggtaaccttctatcaaggtaaccgGCGGTAGTGTGACTGACCTTACCCACTCCACACAAATTAATACGTCgagtagagagcaatcttctagcTAGGTAGCCAAAATTCCAAATCCAGAGTATAATAGAAAAAGGAATCCGTAAAAagtctcctggatcccaaatacgaatcCAAACAGAAGACAGACCCCAAACAAAGGCCCATCTTGAATAGCCCAAACAAAAAGAAGCCCAGGTCCATATCCACATGTGGGCACCCAAAATCTCTCTAGGCACCCAGATCGGCCTTGTCCTCCACCTCAGCCGTTGCGCCGTCGATCCAACATCCAGACCACTCCATCGACAACGGCCATCGACTGGCAAGAAGAAATCGACGTTACAGGCCGCGAACCCACAATCTGGTAGTAGCATCGTCAAGTGATCTGGCCGGAGAAAGCCCACTCTGATCGATCCCACCGTCGGCAGTCCCCCTGAGCCGCACCCCCGCGCTGCTAACAAGGCTAGACCTACCCTGGATCTAGGATGCCAAAGGCCGATCCTCCGGGCATCAGGCAATCGCCGCCGAAGATCCGAGGGCGCTGTCTCCGTCCACCGCCGAAGCACTACAGCAGCACCTAGATCATGGATCGCCCCGAACGGAGAGAATCCGAAACAGATATAGTAAAACTTCCACCAAAAGTTGTCTCAAATTTTTGCTTTATCGTCTATAATAAAATGAAAGCATCGGCGGGTACTAATGCTAGTATaaaacaataaatcaaattattatttttattagaAAGATTTAATTTATTACTAAAAATCGATCTAAAGGACAACATGACTTCGTTAAGATCTAAACAAATAAAATAGAGTATCACACACCAATAATACAAATGACTACGGCTCTTCTACTATGATTCAAGTGAGCCAATGAGGCTCAATGCAGCCACACTATGGGGCCCGGTCTTGTTACGAGTGCTAGGAAGTATCAGCATTATAAATAAATCTAATCCAAgtatattttatttaaaaaaaaaaacacatggtGACCTACCCTACCAGGTAGGGCTGGATTTGGTACGGTTACCGTTTTTTTTCATCTGAGCCGAATACCAACCGAAACACATCGGTATTTTGAAAACCGATACCACTACCGTACCGGAAAAGTCGGTAACCGTAAAGATCGGTTACCAATATTACGgtcggttttgtctcggttagGGCCCAaccgaagaggatgattgggCCTAATATTGATAAACATTTATATAGGCCAATCACCCATTCTGGGCTGTTTTTAGACCATTTTTCCTGTTCAGTTTTTATCAAATACATAAAAGCTATTACATACATACTTAACTCTACAATTTCCTGAATAATACATCTTCATCAAGTGTATATCACGTTGTCTAAAAGTTATTGAATATTACAGAACCTcaaattgaaataaacaatGAATATTACAGAACCTCAaattgaaataaacaaaaagctGCAAGTGATTTGAGTGTTCGAAAgactaaacaaacaaaacaaaaaacacagcagctgcatccaaatcttcaagtagACTCCAAAGACTTGACCAAAAAATGCACAGCAGCTATATCTTCGATCTGAATGTTTGCACTTTGCACCAGAAAGTCacaaaataattaataagagAACAAGCAGAAACTTATTCACACAGAAACTCTCAAAGTCACATACTAATTAATAAGAGTACAAGCAGAATAGAAACTTCATGTTCAAATAATCATAAACACCCATACACAAAGTCACAAGCAGATACTTTAAGTTCAAAGAATCAAAACCCAACCAAGCACACACAAGTTTAGACGTTTAGTTACCTAATCAAAGACCTCGATCACCTCCCTGCCTCAGGATAAACTGATAAAGCCTCAACTGAAATCCATGGTCAATACCTTCAAGCTTCAAATGACTTTCCTACCAAAACACATATGAACATATATGTTAGATAACCACGATCAATTTCAACCATGAAATTAACAaaagggctaaagtctgtttagtccctgtactatgcctctctcatcgtttcagtccctgacattccaatttaatctgaaaagtccctgaggtctcaatttccgtctaataggtccttttCGCGGGAAATTAGAAATTgaccttgggtgaaatgtccaatatacccctcagttatttcttttttcttttttttcctttttaatttatttttttcctttttttctttttcctttttaatttcgttttttttcttttttctttttcctttttaatttctttttttatttttttatttttatttttttcctttttccactttaatttcttttttttcttttttcttttttctttttcctttttaatttctttttttcatttttttctttttcctttttaatttattttttccttttttttcatttttcctttttaatttctttttttttcttttttttttcctttttaatttcttttttttccttttttatttttcctttttaatttcttttttgctatttcttcttttttttcttgttcctttttaattttttttcctttttaagttcttttttctttttcgttttgcctactttctacttcctcaacccaccaatctcattctgatcaaactccacaacccatctgtttcccaatcagctcggaaattcgctgctaaaccactcccctcttgttttcacagcctacttctctctctcccactcaaatcccattttctctctccacatcaagcctcaatttggaaacttttcactgaaaattaccattttttaacttttcactgaaaactaccattttttcaaactctgaggtttttgggtcttgctcaaaatggtgatttggattttgggtttggttgaaatggtggtttttgatggccaagttgacaaaaaccagaaatgaagaagaagaatagtgatggaaaagaaaaatggccgctggcgtggagaacaagaattagggtttcgggtcgatctggattggttcgctgacatggcgctactgatgcagcagaatatgatggtcattaaaaaggaaaaagaaaaaaaaaaaaggaaaaaaggaaaaaggaaaaaaagaaaaataaaaggaaaaagaaaaaaaagaaattaaaaaggaaaaagaaaaaagaaacaagaaaaaaaagaaattaaaaaggaaaaagaaaaagaaaaagaaaatggaaaaaggaaaaaaagaaaaaaaaaaggaaaaagaaaaaaaagaaattaaaaaggaaaaagaaaaaagaaacaagaaaaaaaagaaattaaaaaggaaaaagcaaaaagaaaaaaaaagaaattaaaatggaaaaaggaaaaaaaaaaaagaaacaagaaaaaaaagaaattaaaaaggaaaaagcaaaaagaaaaaaaaagaaattaaaatggaaaaaggaaaaaaaaaaataaaaaaaggaaaaatgaaattaaaaaggaaaaataaaaaaaaattaaaaaggaaaaagaaaaaaaggaaaaaaataaattaaaaaggaaaaaaaagaaaaaagaaataactaaggggtatattggacatttcacccaaggccaattCTTAATTTCCCGTggaaatgacctattagacggaaattgagacctcagggacttttcagattaaattggaatgtcagggactgaaacgatgagagaggcgtAGTACAGGGACTtaacagactttagcccttaacaaaatcaacaacagATTCCTTTTTTTTCATACAAATTAGAGCAAAAGGAGTAACAAGAGTAAAAAACTAAAAGGAGATCGATTTTACCTAATTATTTGTGCTCGGAAACACCAATTGAACACCGTATAAGTCTCTGAGCAACCACTTCAACCAAGCAAGTGAAGCAACTGATCTAGGGTTGGTCGAAAGATATGGGGATTTCAAAAATGAAACTCAATCTGGGTCTCAGCTTATGTTGGTGAGGTTCGCATCAATGATCGATTGTTGTTTTTGGGATTGGATTGGGGCTGGGTTGGttctgagaggaagagagaggaagagtcTAGGGTTGGTCGAACGATTTGGGGATTTCAAAAATCAAACTCAATCTGGGTTGAAGCTTATGTTGGTGAGGTTCGCATCAATGATCGATTCATTCGATTGTTGTTTTTGGGATTGGATTAGGGCTGGGTTTGGttctgagagaaagagagggtcGAGACTCGACAGAGAGAGAGGCTGCAAATGACCTAATCTGAGTGACCCCTGTTAGGTTAACCCAATCTCCACTAAGATCCAACGGCTATCATTCACAGATCCTAGAAATCAACGGCTTAAAACATACCtagtattaaaaataaataaacaataatACAAGTATATATGTACGGTTGGTACGGTAATACCGTATAATTGATATTAGGGTACCGATACCGAGCCGCGTACGCGTATACGGTACGGTAAACCGAACCGGATCTTCCGGTTACCATCTCAGTCGGCACCGACGGCGGCGGTTCGGCAGGTTCGGGATTTTCAGCCACCCCTACTACCAGGTCCCCACCAAATCTTACTTttgtccaaaaaagaaaagtctTGGCACGCATGACTTTACGAACTAGCGAAGTAATGTGCCAAGTATCCTCCTACCTAACTAGTGAGAGAGCATCGAGGAGCATTCACTTTCTTCTACTCATCATAACTTTACCCTTCCAGACCAGAACGTACAGATGAACTCTTACGGCTGGCACCAAGCTAGCTACCTAGGTAGCCAGCTAGTTAATTACTACATATCTTTTGTTTTCATTGAGAATATCAGGACATCAGAAGATCAGTAAAAGTACTCAAGTTGACAAGGACTAACAATTTGTACACACCTACAAAATTTCTTGGTTTTAGGACTTATCTCTGCCCACCTTGAGCTTTTAACGGCACGTGAATTACACAGTACGTTCCTTCTTCATTTCTCGTCTGTCTActctaatttttgtttttctgttcaaGTTTTgatcctgaaaaaaaaaataaaaaaatatatatatatacactatgTCATGTCTGTTAGTGTTATCTGTATATGCATATTCATCATACTCTGTCTCTATAGTACCTTTTTCCAAAATCCTCTCAACAAAATTATAATGTATCTATAAATATTGAAATACTAAATGTTAACTGTCAGCTAAGCTTGATTGGGGAATTATGAAATTCCGGCATGTCCAGTCGTTTCTACATGGATATTCATACCAAAAAAAgtccattttttctttctaagttTTGTTAGACTTGAGAGAAAAGACTCGAGGAAGctttttgaaattgagctaTCATAATTTTCTATCAGACTTATTCTGTTCTTGATTTTGTAAATTTGTACCATTATAGTTTAGTTCAAAAAAGACTTTTTTCTCACATTTGAGCCTTTGCAATGCTTTATGTAGATGTGGATTTGCTGCAAGAAAGTTGGCCAAAAGTGGAATCTTCTTTAGTAGAGTTTGGCGTTTTATGCACCCTGGATGTGTTATGTGTCATGACTCATGAATCTTTTCTAATAGAACGCTTTCTTGagtttgtaaatttgtaatgttTGGCATATTATTAAGTTATTTAATTTCTAACTATGCTTAGGTTGAGGGTAAAATGAAAGTTGCAAGAGCCACAAGGGATCAAGACCCAAATATTATTCTCAGGGCTATGGATGTTTTGGAGCTTTTGTCAAGAAGTGTTCCGGCAGAATGGGTAAAATGGCTGATCCTTTGCTATCTTGTTATATGTTATAACTAATTAGCTgttgtatatatttatatgattTGATGTAAAGTTGTTTATATGCTTAATTTTCTGTTAGAAGTATTTTTAATTCTTGTTTTCCTGTAGCAGGTGTCTCTTGATTCTTCTTGAAAAGCATTCTCTCTACTTGTTAGGCGATACTATTAATTTTAGCATTGCCATGTGGTTATTAAAACTTTTGTTCGATATAAGGTTTTGTGTTGGTTAGAGTTTTTCTCACAAGATCATGACTAATGCGAAGTTAGTACGTATAATGATAAACATTGTAACGTAGAAAGTACAGCTTTTGTGTTAGAAAGGGTTTAGAGTTGATTAGTGAAACATGATTTTGTATACATGTGAGGATATTATAATATGAGTGGCCTTTTAGTTCAGCTGGTAAATTTTTCTTTGATGTTAGAAAGGGTTTAGTGAAGTAGGAATAAATCTGAAGTCAACATGAGGAATGAGTGTACGTATAAGAGGAAAAAAGATTTAGCACTGTAATGTTGCGAGTAAAGCTTTTATGTGATATTAGAAAGATGTAGGGTTGGTTCGGATTTAGTGACACAGGAGTTATCATGAACCTAACATGAGGAATATTAGTTTGGTTATTCTGCTGCCTAGTTCATGATGTACCAGACTGAATCCTCTTTGTACTTCTAAAGATGTGCCAAAGGCAAAGCCTCAGTTTTCAGCCTTTTTCTGATTTCTACTATTATTTGCAGGAGCAATTTCTTGCACGGAGGAAGCTTCTGGCTGACTATGTCCTAAAGGTGCATAATATATTCTAAGAATCATATACATGATTAATTGATCTTTGCACTCTAATAAAGTTTAAAACATAAATATGAATCTCAAGGCAAATATCTTTAATTCCTTATTCGAGCTATTTTGCTAATATTTCAAATAATTCGGACGCAGGTACTGTTTGAACTGACAGATTGTGGAGTTTTTCTTAAGGTCAGTGTTCTCTAGTTATTTTGACGCTTATGATTGACATCTTTTTTTTACTGAGGGTGAAGTGATAATTCTGAATTTAACTATTTTTAATTTGCTTTATAATTGAATAGGGAAACACCATTGCTGTGATTGGTGGTTCACTCCAAGGAATAAATATAGTAAGGAGGATTGTGG harbors:
- the LOC133731268 gene encoding KRR1 small subunit processome component-like, with product MKVARATRDQDPNIILRAMDVLELLSRSVPAEWEQFLARRKLLADYVLKVLFELTDCGVFLKGNTIAVIGGSLQGINIVRRIVEDCIAHDVPPLPRARLMKKKNE